From a single Bacillus pseudomycoides DSM 12442 genomic region:
- a CDS encoding L-lactate MFS transporter — MKQTSVNPWLIVLGTIIVQIGLGTIYTWSLFNQPLVSKFGWELHTVAITFSITSFSLSFSTLFAGKLQRKMGLRKLIATAGIVLGVGLILSSQVSSLPLLYLLAGVVVGYADGTAYITSLSNLIKWFPNRKGLISGISVSAYGMGSLIFKYVNGKLIDTVGVSEAFLYWGIIVLIVILAGSFFLREAATNETVSETLSNDYSTKEMLRTKQVYLLFFMLFTSCMSGLYLIGMVKDIGVQLVGLSVATAANAVAMIAVFNTVGRIVLGTLSDKIGRLKIVSATFIVIGLSVFTLSFMNLNYAIYFTCVASVAFCFGGNITIFPAIVGDFFGLKNHSTNYGIVYQGFGFGALAGSFIGALLGGFQPTFITIGILCIISFIISILIRPPSKEKKKETQKLYRKIA; from the coding sequence ATGAAACAAACATCTGTAAATCCATGGCTGATTGTCCTAGGCACAATCATTGTGCAAATTGGTCTTGGAACGATTTATACATGGAGTTTGTTTAATCAACCGTTAGTAAGTAAATTCGGTTGGGAACTTCATACTGTAGCGATAACTTTCTCAATTACCAGCTTTTCTTTATCATTTTCAACTTTATTTGCAGGTAAATTACAACGAAAGATGGGGCTTCGTAAACTTATCGCAACCGCAGGAATTGTTCTTGGAGTTGGATTAATACTTAGCTCACAAGTTTCCTCATTACCACTTCTTTATTTACTAGCTGGTGTCGTGGTAGGTTATGCAGATGGTACAGCCTATATCACATCATTATCAAATTTAATTAAATGGTTTCCAAATCGTAAAGGTCTCATTTCTGGTATATCAGTCTCAGCATACGGAATGGGGAGCTTAATTTTTAAATACGTAAATGGAAAGTTAATTGATACAGTTGGTGTATCGGAAGCTTTTTTATATTGGGGCATAATCGTTTTGATTGTAATACTTGCGGGATCTTTCTTCTTACGTGAAGCTGCTACGAATGAAACAGTATCTGAAACTTTAAGTAATGATTATTCAACGAAAGAAATGTTACGCACAAAACAAGTTTATTTATTGTTTTTTATGTTATTTACATCATGTATGAGTGGCCTCTATTTAATCGGTATGGTAAAAGATATCGGAGTTCAACTCGTAGGACTTAGTGTAGCAACCGCAGCTAATGCCGTTGCAATGATTGCGGTTTTTAATACTGTTGGCCGAATTGTTCTTGGGACATTATCAGATAAAATAGGTCGATTAAAAATTGTTTCAGCAACTTTTATTGTAATCGGCTTATCTGTTTTTACACTGAGTTTTATGAATTTAAACTACGCTATTTATTTTACTTGTGTTGCAAGTGTCGCATTTTGTTTTGGAGGAAATATTACCATATTTCCAGCAATTGTGGGTGATTTCTTCGGTTTGAAAAATCATAGTACAAATTATGGAATTGTATATCAAGGTTTTGGTTTTGGTGCACTCGCAGGTTCATTTATCGGAGCGCTATTAGGTGGATTTCAACCAACTTTTATTACAATCGGTATACTATGTATTATATCCTTTATTATCTCCATTTTAATTCGACCACCAAGCAAGGAGAAAAAGAAAGAAACACAAAAGTTATATCGAAAAATAGCTTAA
- a CDS encoding permease produces MKPHKKKRLRKKKRNRKTFKQIVFQCWINIKKFFKVLFVLVLFGAFWGFCYYIFDKVSNREFTVHLVFAFVICFVLSYILGHIISKVKDWNFSNADVNFNGDIGGCLLALILFPLFLLLFGVTYFGVNYIIYKITGNKKFNSFSKEP; encoded by the coding sequence ATGAAACCGCATAAAAAGAAAAGACTTAGAAAGAAAAAACGTAATCGAAAAACATTTAAACAAATTGTATTTCAATGCTGGATCAATATTAAGAAGTTTTTTAAAGTATTGTTTGTTTTAGTGCTTTTTGGCGCGTTTTGGGGATTTTGTTATTACATATTTGATAAAGTATCGAATCGGGAATTTACAGTTCATCTTGTTTTCGCTTTTGTAATCTGTTTTGTGTTGTCCTATATTCTAGGGCATATTATCAGCAAAGTTAAGGACTGGAATTTTTCAAATGCAGATGTGAATTTTAATGGGGATATTGGAGGTTGTTTACTAGCTCTTATTTTATTTCCATTGTTTTTGTTATTATTTGGTGTAACGTACTTTGGTGTGAACTACATTATTTATAAAATAACTGGAAATAAAAAATTTAATTCCTTCTCAAAAGAGCCCTAA
- a CDS encoding NUDIX hydrolase: MKKVTVTYVLLYDEFQEKVLMVKNTGSNASYFTLPGGAVEFDETLEEAAIREVKEETGLDIEVDGIFSISEAFFEERGHHAIFINFIGKITGGEIHISRPEEIEEVTWMELQIAETYLRLPEHLKNLLQRKETVPYIFNGTIIHK, encoded by the coding sequence ATGAAAAAAGTAACTGTAACGTACGTACTACTTTACGATGAGTTTCAAGAAAAAGTATTAATGGTTAAAAATACAGGTTCAAATGCTTCTTATTTTACTTTACCGGGTGGTGCAGTCGAGTTTGATGAAACGTTAGAAGAAGCAGCAATTCGCGAAGTAAAAGAAGAGACAGGATTAGATATAGAGGTAGATGGGATTTTTTCAATAAGTGAAGCATTTTTTGAAGAAAGAGGTCACCATGCTATCTTCATTAACTTTATTGGGAAAATTACAGGTGGAGAAATACATATATCACGACCAGAAGAGATCGAGGAAGTTACGTGGATGGAACTACAAATTGCAGAAACATATTTACGACTTCCCGAACATTTAAAAAATCTATTGCAAAGAAAAGAAACTGTACCATATATTTTTAATGGGACAATTATTCACAAATAA
- a CDS encoding NUDIX hydrolase — protein MKRNDEILMLNKEYAPAKGLWNGVGGKIESGETPLESAICEIKEETDIDIKRNQIQFKGIITWEMDHTYSGGMYAYVVDVPNDFYYETPKKTAEGILDWRGVSWILSKYNYGVGAMIPHFLPKMLNEHHILEHRCVIINHTLVEYECKEFNRLDNLPLNNLVKK, from the coding sequence ATTAAAAGAAATGATGAGATACTCATGTTAAACAAAGAATACGCCCCTGCTAAAGGATTATGGAACGGAGTAGGCGGAAAAATAGAGAGCGGAGAAACGCCATTAGAAAGCGCAATTTGTGAAATAAAAGAAGAAACAGATATCGATATCAAAAGAAATCAAATCCAGTTCAAAGGTATCATAACATGGGAAATGGATCATACATATTCAGGTGGCATGTATGCGTATGTAGTAGATGTACCTAATGACTTTTACTACGAAACTCCTAAAAAGACAGCCGAAGGGATTTTAGACTGGAGAGGCGTGTCATGGATACTTAGTAAGTATAATTATGGGGTAGGGGCGATGATACCTCACTTTCTACCTAAAATGCTCAATGAACATCATATATTAGAACATAGATGTGTCATTATAAATCATACATTAGTAGAATATGAATGCAAAGAATTTAACAGGTTAGACAACCTACCTCTAAATAACCTAGTGAAAAAATAG